CGACTTGAGCCCGTATCAGAAAGTGATCGTTCCGAGCGACCAGCCGACTTCCCTCTATGACCGTGTCGCCGAAAGGGCGGCCCAGATCAATGACTACGTCCTGCGAGGCGGAGTGCTGGAATTCCATGCCTCGTGGGGTTGGTCGGCCGGCGATCCCACGCGCGTCACTCTTCCGGGAGGAATGGAGATCAGGACCTTCATCTCCGAGTTCAACCACGTCCTCCAGCCCGGCCACGCCTTGATGAGGGACGTTCCCGACCCCATCACGGGTGTGCAAGCCAGTCTCTCGTACTTTGCCAACATTCCCGCGAACGCGACCCAGATCGCGACCGACGACCAGGGCCAGACGGCACTGGTGGTCTATCCGTTCGGGGCGGGAAGGGTGATCGCGAGCGGGCAGACGCTCGAATTCGGCTACCAGTTCGGCTATTCGACGGGGACCATCCTGCGCAACATGATCCCCTTCATGTTCGGTTCCGACTGGCTCTCGATCGCACCCTCGTCTGGAACCCTTCAACCCGGAGGCCAGATCGATCTGGCGGTGACGTTCGATGCCAAGGGACTCCCGGGAGGCGATTACCACCGAGACATCATCATCATCAGCAACGACCCCGACGAATCGCCCTGGTCCGTTCCGGCCGACCTGCACGTGACCGGAGCGCCGGACATCACGCTGTCGCGGTCCGAGATCGACTTTGGAACGCTGTTCATCGGAGCCGCGCGCTCCGAATCGCTGATGGTCGGCAACCGGGGCACGGAAGTCCTGACAGTCACCGAGATCACGCCGTCGCGAGGCGAATATCAGGTGGACCCGGCGGCGGGCTTCAGTCTCGCTCCTGGAACTTCGCGGTGGGTGAGCGTGACCTTCCGGCCTGGCGCCGCGGGGCCCACGCCCGGGGTGCTGACCATTCGAAGCAACGACCCGGACGCGGGCGAGTCCACGGTCGCCCTGACGGGAACGGGGCAGATTCCACCCGACATCTCGATCGCCCCTCGGGCCGTCCTGGAGGACATTCTCCAGGGGCAAACCTCGGTGCGTCCGTTGACCATCTCCAACGACGGCGCCTCGCCGCTGACGGTCGACATCGCGGTTCGCCTGCCTGCCATTGCCGTGGCCGCCGTGCCGGGCGCTCCGCTGGTGGTCGACGCCGTTTCGCGAAGCACGATGAGCGAGCTCGAGAAGGCTTCATATCGTGAGCGTTATCGCGAAGCCACGCCGTCCGGGTCGACCAAAGGATCGAGCGCCCTGGTC
This genomic interval from Candidatus Eisenbacteria bacterium contains the following:
- a CDS encoding choice-of-anchor D domain-containing protein is translated as SAPIHQAGATVLVVEDVLPWFSAAVESLLMLNDIVYDVIPSSALGGTDLSPYQKVIVPSDQPTSLYDRVAERAAQINDYVLRGGVLEFHASWGWSAGDPTRVTLPGGMEIRTFISEFNHVLQPGHALMRDVPDPITGVQASLSYFANIPANATQIATDDQGQTALVVYPFGAGRVIASGQTLEFGYQFGYSTGTILRNMIPFMFGSDWLSIAPSSGTLQPGGQIDLAVTFDAKGLPGGDYHRDIIIISNDPDESPWSVPADLHVTGAPDITLSRSEIDFGTLFIGAARSESLMVGNRGTEVLTVTEITPSRGEYQVDPAAGFSLAPGTSRWVSVTFRPGAAGPTPGVLTIRSNDPDAGESTVALTGTGQIPPDISIAPRAVLEDILQGQTSVRPLTISNDGASPLTVDIAVRLPAIAVAAVPGAPLVVDAVSRSTMSELEKASYRERYREATPSGSTKGSSALVGRLGGGRAVRAATAAVPPGVYVLYSDDMEGGPGGWSHYSTDSIGVDLWGRTTGRSNSGAWSWRVSQHDFQGSDALQSPLIDLSGVLDATLTFEHWHD